Sequence from the Nilaparvata lugens isolate BPH chromosome 10, ASM1435652v1, whole genome shotgun sequence genome:
CTAGGCATACAGTGCTAGGCCTATAGGGTTATTCTCCTATAGGGAGAATGAACTACAGATTTCGGACTAGGAAATCCCGAGCTCATGAACCGGCCCtatgttctcctatatttctcaactgccattataacctggatCTTACTATTATGATAACTTGTAATGATAAGTAAAGATGATAACTTGATTCAATCACACAGAATTTTGTGTCTAAAAAATGTCGACTAGAATATCGATGATTGAATGTTAACTTTCTTGTTGGTATTTTAGGCAGGAGTTCGAGCGACACTGAATGCGCGGACCTCGATTCTGGCGGCCGCCAACCCAGTGGGTGGACGCTACGACCGTGCCAAGTCGCTACAGCAGAACATCGCACTGTCGGCACCCATCATGTCTCGATTCGATCTATTCTTTGTCATTGTCGACGAGTGTAACGAGGTCAGCCAAGCAATATCTattaaatatttacaatttatattCCTCATATAACTCCATCGTttaaggccggtttccgagctcgggatttagccaagttatagattttgaacagctggagtcaaatTGGCTTTcgaaaacggggcgtagtcgcagtatatagttacaacaaaataaatctttattttctcatttctataatgaaTGTGAAATAACGATCCACCTGATAGTAAAGGTATTAGTTGGTATTAAAGgaataagggccggtttccgatctcgggatttagctaagttccaaactttaaacagctggagtcagaaaattggctttccgaaacggggcgtagtcgtagtctacgtttaaattgaatttcggaaaactagaaaattgaacacaaaataaaataaagagaaaatagtgtaaagtttcagccattttatttatttggaacCGAccattttaaattcaagttttatcTTCTATTATGAAATTCTACAAAAACCATTAATATTTGGCTGTTCTAATCATTCATTAGAATTCATTTGTGTTTTCcttctcaaattcaattttaaattaaagGTTCTAAAATATTAAAACTCTTCAAACCCAAAAAAACATCAAACTATTCTTAACAGTTCATCTATATTTTTCCTTTTCAGACAGTAGACTTTGCGATAGCCGAGAAAATCATCTCCCTCCACAGTAACAACGAACGTCACGCTGATATTGCCTACACACAGGACGAAGTTCTGCGCTACATCACATTCGCCAGACATTTCAAGCCTTGTATGGGAAAGGTAGGTATTTTCACAACACTTATTCAcccttttttattatatccGAAAGGATCTCCGCCAATGAAAGCCATGGCTAAAATAActaaacttattttatacaagcTGTAGGTCCAGATTAAGCTGTCAgctgcctatagtgaggtccacgttataatggcagtgtttgattaacactGGTATTGCTAttgtgcctgacctttttaaaagatgataaagaagataattttgaataaaatttagaatttagaaataggccgacacatctagaaaatagctgagtctatacctaattcatgcaggtgaacgggctagagtcaagaaaacttcaattaatcttgccatgcctgatttaataggtttctactatagaataacagtacaatttgaaataattgaaaaatacaaacagcttcaataaacattggcaactaaaatcgaacaacagaaacaacaatttcatgttactttgttgacattcttcatctgatttgggggcgcattactatcccttgTTTAGacagcaatacgtcacaaaaccaaacaatatcagtcatacaataacaaattaatttcaacatgaaattactcaagaaagaaaagcccgttgaacccaaatttcgtcgatagtaacccatataacccatttcataataattttgaatccccactttcgattgacattctcgaatgaacctttgtttcactacactgcactttcgttggtctgtacgttgctttatcgtcggggttacagtaccttgtttttggcggtgaacttttaccggttgaatttggcttgacggcgacgtcctcttacgtccctagacctgtcgtctgaacgggtgtcttgaagcggtgttacgtaaagttgcggaaccaaaggggtggtacatgaagttggtttggggacacacatgaaccgctgtaaataaatgtattacagcattaatttccaactcttcctacaattcatcaaaagctaaaacaggagttatctattgattacaattaattaaattctctcattctatttgaatccacattttatatagatttttatctttaaactactgattctttgtatcagaattaatggatctttcttcacaaataattcaaaagttctgttataatttaataaattagcgttcagttaaaagccttaacgccatgagaaaacacagtcagaaaaatataaaattgagtcttaaactcaatatgaacataatcttaaaaatttcattccaatttaaaggctatcttcctgactttcagcaatactctacgataatatatctccagaaacaataactcaaatgtaacgtaactgaaaaatttctatacttctttagaaaaaaaaatttataattatcttccatcactaataaaatcaaaaggattattctcaatcaatattattaacttgaaaaataacaggctttgttaatacaatactcttatggaagtttcaatcaattaaattccctaaattatattttaaccttattttacgtatttttgtgtagttgagaagttgatattgtggtaattattcatattgaatgaaaaagactaagaaattgtcaaaaaaccactgatttattgataattagaaagaccggtttcggtttcagtttatcagagattgacaatggtgtaataaccgaaaccggtctttctaattatcaataaatcagtggttttttgacaatttcttagtctttttcattcaattattttacgtaccttagcggttatttgaagaaacaattattcgtacatgatgaagaaacacaattaaacttttcaggacatggcactactagaaaatttaaacttcaataaaaataaaactagctcctacattaagtaatgatataaacttgtaaacctgcccaaaaagggcgaaacataatgactacatctttactctcgtagtgctcctagcaaagtgtcctccgaaatgtaatctggtctctcggctggggaatagccccactactgtatttagaaacaggtctcctattgggcgaagggaatcaatttgaccaatcgtcgcgtggcttctagagccttaagaccaaatagtaactgcaaaatcggtagtttgttataatttcattgcttgctgttttccaacttatcgcactctatgtcgcgacaggaaggctaagctttagagataattccataatctacattcctcgacgactcggagccacaatttttaaatatctatcatgggaaactcaaagtcatggtcgttcataatagagagagaaaataatttatttcgctaactcacaataatggctctagcctattgcgtattaaatttactattataacttgggaaaaggcctgaattaaaaatagtgctcggcacactatccttgtctatcattcgacaaagcagatagcgctatctctttcgtgctttgctctgttgccagatcgtcttttaacaatgtagaaatataatattaactaaatatttaatctcaattatgaaaattcattatgaaatcattgaaaaatataatttcttgcttgataaaatataataattgatcattttaaacatgaatgaacagttaatattacatccataaacctgtatcagcttacctctatagaagacagacaatcagcaacgttgttcttgtatctttctccacttccattataacgtggacctcaatatagataAAGAAATCTAGGATCCCGGACATCTATTGAAGATCCCTTGGCAAGATAACTATTGCATGATAACTATTCTCAAAATTTCTCTTTCAAGTTTTAGCTACCATACATGTTTTCAACTTGGCTGATCAGCTGACtgatcctatagtgaggttcacgttataatgacagtatttgattaactttgatgttgctatccttgtctatcattcaacaaagcggatagcattATCTCTTCCTTGATTTGCTCTGTTGCccatcgtcttttaacaatttaaattaacaaaatatttcatcttaattgggaaaattcattatgaaatcattgaatatatatatatatataatattttgcttgataaaatataattgattattttaaacgagaatgaacagttaatattacatcaataaaccggtatcagctaccgtctataacgTCTATACCGTCTAccggcattgacaagacagaggatcagcaacgttcttctcctatctttctccactgccattataacggggacctcactatagtccacATGTTGGACTAGTCGCTGGCCCAGCCTGCAATGAAGGCCAGCGTTGGCAAATCACTCATCCACACACTGGTGCTGGTCATCATTGGGCCAACGTGTGGATGCCGCATTACGCTGGTTCATGATGCTAGAGATCAAATCAAACCAAATAGTTCTTTATTTATCATTGTGTTCATAGAATATAAATAGTGtcacaatataaataattcacaattcaCAATAATCAGTTGAGGAAGTCTTGTATACAATATGGGctgattgaaattaaatattttaatgtatttaaAGAAATGGCtgtatttctttttttcttatgcTATGTAGTTTTATGGCTATTTATTGTAccatctgtattattttatggctaTTTATTGTATCATGTGtattatatttctattgtaatttgTGTATTTTTTGTACAGGAAGCAGGAGAACTGCTGGTGAAAATGTACACCAAACTTAGGATGCGTGACGCGAATTTCAGTTCCAAGGCCATGTACCGCATCACAGTCAGGCAGCTGGAGAGTTTGATCCGTTTGTCGGAAGCTTTTGCCAAGCTCGAATGTCTTGATGAGGTCAGTaaacatttatattttcatttataaaattacCAGTAATAGGAAAAacgttttcctccacctactatctaaagtacttactttactccctgaaacataatactaaagtgtcactttttcgctctcggtagtaaaaaaaagaaaaactccctagggaggaaaagtgactccatttaaataacatgggaagcatctctattttaaaaacgtacattgtaataggttagaaggtctaagctcagatgaggaagcatatagagtagtcagtcattgagccaactaaattcaaaacctcaaccagatttgatcaacatatgaaatatatgtttgtatgctaaaattattacaaacttcatatcactatactaaaataatgtataatatttttttatattccatgctattcaaaataccagccaacgaatattccttattaactaatcaaatttgaaacgggaacttcatcatagctgtagtcgtggcggccattgttgttacaattttagccgacagatagcgctgtcggcggagaactgtgattacaagccagctgtttctgtttacttttaagattatgttgtaacacattgtttggtcacgtacgtttttaaaaattattttatttgcagtttttataaaaatgtaggtggaggaaaaatgtgtatatcacgagtggaaaatgtttttctccctcaggaaaattgttgccctcggcttagCCTTGGGCTTCAaatttttccctcagggagaaaaaacagcacttttcactctagatatacaaataactattttcctcatattttgttgaattaatCACCCAATTAGTTGAAGTTTTTGTCATTCAGTGAGAAGGTTCTGTAAATCAGTTGTACATCTTGATGTGTTTGACTCGGTTGCACAAATGCCAGTTgcattttaaccgtgattaaatgccagaagaaccaatcacagaagtgCTCATTTCAAAAAAGCCTACTCaatccagtcactatatacattggtgcatgcaaattatattgtagttctgatttttcaatatattatttgtgtacataagagaagtcaaGAACCAATTTCTACATGTAAAAtgtccttgtgctagatacagggtggcctaaagacctcgtattttcggctcatttgcCATGAAAGATTTGCtcgatgtccacgttataatggcagtggagaaagatagcagaacaacgttgccgatcctctaaAGACCCGttaccttctatagacggtagctgatacaggtttattgatgtaatatcaactgctcattcacgtttaaaattatcaattatattttattaagcaagaaattgtatttttcaattatttcataatatgaaatattttgttaattatatttctacattgttagacgatctggcaacgttgcagagctagaagaggatagcgctatctgctttgtctaatgatagagaaggatagcaacgccaattttgatcaaatagtgccattataacgtggacctcactataaatcaGTTGATCAtcagttattatttcaattgaatttctatattattttttataacaaattccattttttttttactttttgtgtagttgtgaagtcgatattgtggtaattattcatatcaaataaaaatactaagaaattgtcaaaaaccacagatttatcgatacttagaaagaccggtttcggttgttacaccattgtcaatctctgataaactaaaactaaatacaagagcagcagataTTATACTAgtgggcgagtactgctattggtcaaggacaTGAGCGCCTGTCATTGGCCCAGTTatacagtctcctcccactcaacggtgtcacaaaatggcggcttaagcaacagactcgccaagataacaaaatttttattgttgaatccAGGTCCAGCCCCACCACGTGAAAGAAGCTTACAACCTTCTGAACCGGTCCATAGTTCGCGTAGAGCAACCAGACATCGTTCTGGAGGCGGAGACTGAAGACGACCCGTCATTGGCTGCCGCAGGTGACCACGCCTCCGTTGCCATGGAAACCGACCAGGATGGCGGCGGGGAGGGGGCAGACGACGACCAATCAGAGGACGCCGCGTCGTCGCAAgccaagaaaaagaagatggcgCTCACGTTTGAAGACTACAAGGCGATGACTGATATGCTGGTCGTCTATATGCGAAAGAAGGAGCTGGAGGCAGCTACTGAAGGAGGTAAATAtgatttcaattcttttttcGTATTAAAAAAGTTGAGTTTTTACATTATTCTCCagtttttctctttattttactGTAAAAACTTGACTGTCAGATCTATACTATCCAGTTTTCAGACAGTTTTATTCAAGCCTCCCAGAGTGAAGGATTGCCTTCATTTCTACCCAGGTTTAAATACAGAGGCTCACCTGCACAAAATCCGGctaaatttaaccgtgattaaatctcacgataaccaatcagagaagcctcctCTAAAATACCTTCTCTTATTTGTTCCTgaggcatttaatcatgattcgAATCCAACAGGCTTTTGCGCATCCGGAacattatgttgcaaatgtaGGTAAACagttctatagtgaagtccacgttataatggcagtggagaaaggtagGAGAACAGCGTATCTGGTTATCtaccttgtcactgccttctatattaTAGGATAatataccagtatatctgatgtcatatttattatatgttcattcccttttaaaataattaattattttttaatcgtcaagaaaatattagtttatttcaatattattgaaactttcggattgtttagtgttatttccggctcttatcaacccttcgaaattcaaaattcatcagtcatatctcgaatacgtattctctgagttttaatctttggtgaaaacagaaattttaaacttaacctcactttggactatttatgtgccaaaatcaaggaattgaagaagttttgggcaattgcctgtttctctttccaaatatcgtgtttgtgactgttctaataaataaataaatgaataaataaataaataaaatgtatttttcaatgattgaataataatttttagaataaaaactatgtatttttgtaattttcagaGGAAACGGAAGGTGTGCGACGTAGCGAGGTGGTAGCCTGGTATCTGGAGCAGATTCAGGATCAAATCGATTCTGAAGAAGAACTGCTACAGAAGAAAAATCTGGTTGAATGCGTTCTCAATAGGCTGGCTTTCCATGTGAGTTTAtctctaatttattatttattcactcaCATTCATTTCAATACAGTTATTGACTAATATTTTTCAAGGAAAGCTACTGATGTCGTAGTTGCGCTGATGAGCTATCGATAAAATAATTTAAGCTCCATGCACCTGCTACTCCTGTTGTAAGGGTGGCCACTTCTAGAGCCGAACTCctctaaatataatttattaattaataattaatttgaaaaacgaTTTCCGGTGGTTCGAAACCTATCTAAGGGTAaccgtccattggaaccgtattcaaccgatccgttcggccgttggatcggacgaatctgccagccattaattcggccgaatatgtcgttcattggaaccgtttacgtcagtctagttcagtagttggctggttgccagAAAGTGAAATGGCAAAGCTAGTTAGTAGGGAAAGTCATTCTACTGTGTGTGTTTACtcacaaatataataaatagaacaagttcaaaaaacaaaaacagacaagactgtgaaacaattttgaggttagaatatggtcgtccattggaaccgtttacgtcagtctagttcattagttggctgaactattgaatattgaattaactactatcatagccaccaaaattcttcataaacaatgattatattgagattttgaaaattgaataaacaaatatccactacataagttattcattacaataatattacctatttgttcagtaatctttgtctacagattcctttgaacatcacgacgatgatatcttttgtctcgcatatcccacaatggaacatgctcttgaaacaaacttatcaacttttcattgtccatagctaaattattattcattacgtttagtcagatcctatttgttcagtaatctttgtctacagattcctttgaacatcacgacgatgatatcttttttctcgcatatcccacaatggaacatgctcttgaaccaaactcaTCAATTTCTCATTGTTCATagttaaaactttataaaacagatcaaatgttcaaaaaacaagactgtgaaacaattttgaggttaggatgatgttgtctcagctcgacttcaGCCGGATAGAggcggaaaatcccattcaattcgaaTCGAAAACTTGATCGTCTGgagacggccgtatgaacctgttgcaatggacgagcatgtatagctttctttgtcgggggatcgttcggacgagttcggtagttttcggccgatgctagttcggacgaaatcggttccagtggacggcccacctaaaGCTGAAGGTCCACTCATATCTCATCATCTCATTACCCAGGCACAAGCCTCAAACTGTTGGGAACGTGGCCATAAACTATATCACATAAGGAGAGGTCAAGAGATGtctcaataattcatttcaagCTAGTGAGTTCTTCTAATAAAATGAATGGCAATTTcaaattcccgggctgacaaatactTTTTGAATAGTAGCCCCAATAGAATTTccatgtatagtgaggtccagtggcagtggagaaagataggagaacaacgctcccgatcctcagtcttgtcaatgccttctatagacggtagctgatacaggcttattgatgtaatattaactgtttattctcgtttagaataatcaattatattttatcaagcaagaaattatatttttcaataatttcataatgtattttcataattaagatggaatatttgtcaaaattggacaaaaatcatgaagtgtaaacataacctaagttattttatttttggacaatttctatctaaatttgggaaaggaacagttttgggctttaagcctgttgttcctcccccaatcattcataattgagaattatattgtatgtatcgatgtataaataaataaataaattatcaattctccattgctaaaagacgatctggcaacagagcaaaccgagaaagtgatagcgctatccgctctgttaaatgatagacaaggatagcaaaaccattgctaatcaaacactgccattataacgtggacctcactatagctgttcaccctgttgtcaatatttgcagtagcagaagtcttcgaggtgatttacagcatttaatttggattttcgtttgataaaaattactattttaaatgttcatttttcaatttagcgACAGTCATTAATTACAAAATTTGGGATGAACCAGCAGGTAATCGCCCAGAAGTATTTCTATccataatttaaaatattgtgaGCAGTCTTGAGTTGAACATTGCTGTTCCATATGTGATGGTAATGTAATGATCAGTTTATCAGTGATTGACAATGggacaaccgaaaccggtctttccaagtatcaataaatatgtgattttttgacaatttcttagtatttttcatttaataatgtaatgaattgtttgttttcagGACCATATCGTTATTGAACTGGTTAAAACCGGTCTGAGAGGCGAAGAGCATGATGAGGAAGATCCACTGCTCGTTGTACATCCCAACtacattgtcaatctctaaaTTATCCCATTATCAAAACCTAATCattattgattatcaattattgtaagaGTTATGAGTGAAAGTGGACCAACTATAATGTCAATCTCTAAATTATTCCATTATTAAAACctaattaatcaatcattatTGATTGTCAAGTATTGTAAGAATTATGAATGAAAGTGAACCAACTATAATGTAAATCTCTGAATTATTCCATTATTAGAACctaattaatcaatcattattgattattagGTATTGTGAGAATTATGAGTAAAAATGGACCAACTACATTGTCaatcttcaatttatttcaatttttaagcatcatttattaattaatcattattggTTACTAAATATTGTAACAAGTAAGGATTCAAGTAAACGAT
This genomic interval carries:
- the LOC120353305 gene encoding DNA replication licensing factor Mcm6-like, with amino-acid sequence MLDIDKSTFVDFQKVRIQETQAELPRGCIPRSVEIILREEIVESVQAGDRFDFTGTVIVVPDVSALSLPGARAESGAHHKTGDGNNEGIRGLKALGVRDLKYRMAFLACSVTPTNPRFGGMGVEMLLTNVTPEVMRHNMSDAEWSKIFEMNRDKNLYNNLINSLFPSIHGNDQVKKGVTLMLFGGVPKVTGEGTTLRGDINCCIVGDPSCAKSQFLKQVADMCPRAIYTSGKASSAAGLTAAVVKDEESFDFVIEAGALMLADNGVCCIDEFDKMDQRDQVAIHEAMEQQTISIAKAGVRATLNARTSILAAANPVGGRYDRAKSLQQNIALSAPIMSRFDLFFVIVDECNETVDFAIAEKIISLHSNNERHADIAYTQDEVLRYITFARHFKPCMGKEAGELLVKMYTKLRMRDANFSSKAMYRITVRQLESLIRLSEAFAKLECLDEVQPHHVKEAYNLLNRSIVRVEQPDIVLEAETEDDPSLAAAGDHASVAMETDQDGGGEGADDDQSEDAASSQAKKKKMALTFEDYKAMTDMLVVYMRKKELEAATEGEETEGVRRSEVVAWYLEQIQDQIDSEEELLQKKNLVECVLNRLAFHDHIVIELVKTGLRGEEHDEEDPLLVVHPNYIVNL